Proteins from one Luteitalea sp. genomic window:
- a CDS encoding L-rhamnonate dehydratase: MKITEVRTRVVEWRGKTVPLPPHFCTNPMDLLSPYQVPSGQSRGTSMETFTFHGWLVVEVFTDEGHVGIGNAALAPRVTKEVIDGHLVPLLIGASPWDVERLWQHMFRKTIAFGRTGIGMVAISAVDIALWDLLGKATQQPVYRLLGGRTKARIPVYASRLYSIPLDELAAEATGYKEQGYQAMKLRFGWGPTDGADGMQRNVALVRTVRDAIGDGIDLMADAYMGWTLDYAKRMLPLLEPFNLRWLEEPVIPDDIHGYAELKAYGRVPIAGGEHEFTLYGFRDLLEARAVDYIQFDTNRVGGITQARKVAALAEAHSIPVIPHAGQMHNYHVVMASLNSPMAEHFPFVDVEVGNELFWYIFNGEPKARDGFVDLDEAVPGLGLTINEDALRDFEIHE, translated from the coding sequence ATGAAGATTACGGAAGTTCGCACGCGCGTCGTCGAGTGGCGGGGCAAGACGGTGCCCCTGCCTCCGCACTTTTGTACCAATCCCATGGATCTGCTGTCGCCGTACCAGGTTCCGTCCGGGCAGAGTCGAGGGACCTCGATGGAAACCTTCACGTTCCACGGCTGGCTCGTCGTCGAGGTCTTCACCGACGAAGGCCATGTCGGAATCGGGAATGCCGCGCTCGCGCCGCGTGTCACCAAAGAGGTCATCGATGGCCATCTCGTGCCGCTGCTCATCGGTGCGAGCCCATGGGACGTGGAGCGGCTCTGGCAGCACATGTTCCGCAAGACGATCGCGTTCGGGCGCACAGGGATTGGGATGGTCGCGATCAGCGCCGTCGACATCGCGTTGTGGGACCTGCTCGGCAAGGCGACACAGCAGCCCGTCTACCGCCTGCTCGGTGGGCGGACGAAAGCCAGAATCCCCGTGTACGCGAGTCGCCTGTACAGCATACCCCTCGACGAGCTGGCGGCGGAGGCCACCGGCTACAAGGAGCAGGGATATCAAGCGATGAAGCTGCGCTTTGGCTGGGGGCCGACCGATGGCGCCGATGGGATGCAGCGCAACGTGGCACTCGTGCGAACGGTGCGCGACGCGATTGGCGACGGGATCGACCTCATGGCGGACGCCTATATGGGCTGGACGCTCGATTATGCCAAGCGCATGTTGCCGCTCCTCGAGCCGTTCAATCTCCGCTGGCTCGAAGAGCCGGTGATTCCCGATGACATCCATGGCTATGCGGAGCTCAAGGCGTATGGACGTGTGCCCATCGCGGGCGGCGAGCACGAGTTCACGCTCTATGGCTTTCGCGACCTGCTCGAGGCGCGGGCAGTCGACTATATCCAGTTCGACACCAATCGCGTGGGCGGGATCACGCAGGCGCGCAAGGTCGCAGCGCTCGCCGAGGCGCACTCCATCCCCGTCATTCCGCACGCGGGTCAGATGCACAACTATCACGTCGTGATGGCCAGCCTCAACTCACCGATGGCAGAGCATTTTCCCTTCGTCGACGTCGAGGTTGGCAACGAGCTGTTTTGGTACATCTTCAACGGCGAGCCGAAGGCGCGTGACGGGTTCGTGGATCTGGACGAGGCCGTGCCGGGCCTCGGCTTGACAATCAACGAGGATGCGCTTCGAGACTTCGAGATCCACGAATGA
- a CDS encoding FtsX-like permease family protein, whose product MQQSLGKRHPTTDAGWSVEVTPLKEELVGSLRLALLLLVGSVGLLLLTACANVACLLLAQLDGRRAEVATRHAIGASRGAITRQLLAEGLAYSAVGALVGLAASFAGVALLRQRLPDVPRIADLVVDTRVLVFVLTLTVLAAVLFSLAPVLQTFRSDLCGSALRGGRGVAGTSQRVPRALVCAQLALATVLLVGAGLFVRSLMRLQETPLGFRADNVLTLRVSASYGEPPSATAPRHQRLLDTLSSLPGVSSVAISSGLPGVDAPWPQEFEIVGERSPDGTRQFAGWRIVTAGYFETVGIPIVLGNTCRMSRDPKRPFEALVNRRFAERYLGGRDPMGRTLRRGPIGDAEPRIVGVVADAREEGPASEPAPLIYACGFLHYWPDAYFLIRGRGDPAGMAATVRDAVRRVEPSRPIYAVRPLSEALQGTLAQYRFRTLLISLFSAMALTLAAVGLYGVMAYLVTARTKEIGLRVAIGARPSQILSEILKSGGTLTAAGVLLGSIVAGATSHTAGSLLYGVEPFDAATYLAAVGALVAVALVACLIPGRRAATIDPTRALRE is encoded by the coding sequence GTGCAGCAGTCGCTCGGAAAGCGCCATCCGACGACAGACGCCGGGTGGAGCGTCGAAGTCACACCGCTCAAGGAGGAGCTCGTCGGCAGCCTTCGGCTCGCGCTCCTTTTGTTGGTCGGCTCGGTCGGCTTACTCCTGCTGACCGCGTGCGCCAACGTCGCCTGCTTGCTGCTCGCACAGCTCGATGGACGCCGGGCCGAGGTCGCCACACGACATGCCATCGGGGCAAGCCGAGGCGCGATTACCCGACAGTTGCTGGCCGAAGGGCTCGCCTATTCCGCGGTCGGTGCTCTGGTGGGCTTGGCGGCATCCTTTGCGGGCGTCGCGTTGCTGCGCCAGCGCCTGCCCGACGTTCCGAGGATTGCCGACCTCGTCGTCGACACCAGAGTGCTGGTGTTCGTCCTGACGCTAACGGTTCTGGCGGCGGTGCTGTTCTCGCTTGCGCCGGTGCTCCAGACGTTCCGGTCGGACTTGTGTGGATCGGCGCTTCGGGGCGGCAGGGGCGTCGCAGGCACGTCGCAGCGCGTTCCAAGAGCGCTGGTGTGCGCGCAACTCGCGCTGGCCACGGTGCTGCTCGTGGGCGCCGGGCTCTTCGTCCGAAGCCTGATGCGCCTCCAGGAGACGCCGCTTGGCTTCCGGGCAGACAATGTGCTCACGCTTCGTGTGAGCGCGAGCTACGGCGAGCCGCCGAGCGCGACCGCCCCGCGTCATCAGCGGCTGCTGGATACCCTCTCGTCGCTCCCCGGTGTGTCGTCGGTGGCCATCTCCAGCGGCCTTCCGGGCGTGGATGCGCCCTGGCCGCAAGAGTTCGAGATCGTCGGCGAGCGCTCGCCCGATGGCACACGGCAATTTGCCGGATGGCGCATCGTGACCGCCGGGTACTTCGAGACGGTCGGGATTCCCATTGTCTTGGGTAATACGTGCCGGATGAGTCGCGATCCGAAGCGTCCCTTCGAGGCCCTGGTGAATCGCCGCTTCGCGGAGCGTTACCTGGGGGGACGTGACCCGATGGGAAGGACCCTCCGTCGAGGTCCAATCGGGGACGCCGAGCCGAGGATTGTGGGCGTGGTCGCGGATGCAAGAGAAGAGGGCCCAGCCAGCGAGCCGGCGCCGCTCATCTATGCCTGCGGATTCCTTCACTATTGGCCCGACGCCTATTTCCTGATCAGGGGCCGCGGCGATCCCGCAGGCATGGCCGCCACCGTCCGGGACGCCGTCCGGAGGGTCGAGCCCTCGCGACCGATCTACGCGGTGCGGCCGTTGAGCGAGGCGTTACAGGGCACACTTGCGCAGTACCGATTCCGCACACTCCTCATCAGCCTCTTTTCGGCGATGGCGCTGACGCTGGCGGCGGTTGGTCTCTACGGCGTCATGGCGTATCTGGTGACGGCACGCACGAAGGAGATCGGCCTCCGTGTCGCGATCGGGGCACGCCCCAGCCAGATCCTGTCCGAGATCCTGAAGTCTGGAGGCACCTTGACAGCCGCGGGTGTCTTGCTTGGATCCATTGTCGCTGGCGCCACGTCCCACACCGCTGGCAGCCTGCTATATGGTGTCGAACCCTTCGACGCCGCCACGTATCTGGCCGCGGTAGGAGCGTTGGTTGCGGTCGCGCTCGTTGCCTGTCTGATTCCCGGCCGTCGAGCAGCGACTATCGACCCGACGCGAGCGCTCCGGGAGTAG